CGGGCCGACGTCGCGGATCGGACGGATGTCGACCTGGCTGCGCGGCAGGAAGGCCACGGCGCCGTCGAGATCGACGGTGTAACCGCCCTTGACGGTGTTGAAGATCGTGCCGGTGACCTTCTCGTTGGCGTTGAACGCCTTCTCGAGCTTGACCCAGCTTTCCTCGCGGCGAGCCTTGTCACGCGAGATGACGGCCTCACCGAGCGCGTTCTCGATGCGCTCCAGATAGACCTCGACGATGTCGCCGATCTTGATCTCGCCTTCACGGCCGGGGCCGGTGAATTCCTTGAGTGCGACGCGGCCTTCGGTCTTCAGGCCGACGTCGATGATCGCCAGATCCTTCTCGATCCCGACCACGGTTCCCTTGACCACGGAACCTTCGTTCATTTCAGTCGTCGTGAAGCTCTCGGCGAGCAGTGCCGCGAAATCGTCGCGGCTCGGATTGTAGCTGGTGGCGGAAGCCATTCGTTTTCAGTCCTTGTGGCCCGTTGGTGCGCCGGGTTGATGGAGACCGTCAGCGTCTGTCGGGCCGGACGAGGGGCAAAGATCGCGTCCGGACGCGGCCTCGATGAGGCTCGCGGGCGCAACCCGACAGGGCAACGGCTTAGATAAGATGAAATCTCAGGCGGACCGTGGCCGGCACTGGCAGTGGACCCCATCCGAAGGCGGCAGCCCGTCGGGGGCCACGGCGTGGACGCAAAGGCGGGCAGGGGCTTTCACCCTGTCCCGGGCGGCGAGCCGCCCCGGCACTGTCAGCGGCGCCGACCAGAAGTCGAACCGCATGCGAAGGCGTCGCCAATACAGGAAAATTGCCGCAACGACAAGCGTTCGGAGCGCTCAGGCCGGAGTTGGAATCGGCTTCGGCGCGGCCTGCTGCTTGCGGCGGTCGAAGGTGAAACGCCCGCTGCGCTTCAGCTCGAGGATGAAGGCGACAAATTGGGCCGATGACAGGATCTGCTCGTCGCCGGTCCGATAGGTCACGAAGAACCGCGAACGGTCGCGGAACATGGTGACCCGCGCCTCGACGACCGCCTCCGCGCGCGTTGCCACGTCGGGTTTGGTCATGATCACGCCCCAGCGATCCCGGGGCTGTTCGGGAGGCGCTTCGACGAAATCGAACTCACTGGCCGCGCGGGCCTTCATTGCGGTCATCCCGCCGGTCCCAACTGTACGCTCGAACGGCCCGGTGGCCGTCCGGATCGATATGGCGAGGGGATGTCCTTTGGAGCGATCACCTGCCTGTGGACTGCCGCGGGACAAGCAGCATGGAAGCGCGGCCCGCCAACCGAAACAGATACAAAGCGTCGTCCAATCCGGTTAAATGTTTGTGACTATTGTCGGCAAACGGCGGATTGGTTCGACAGCATGGCGGGTCATCGATCGCCGCCGCGGCCCGATGACATCAGATCAGCGGTCATGCGCTCGATCGTGCCGACGGCATGCTCGATCGCCTCCGCCATCTGCGCCTCGCGGACTTCCGCTCGTTCGATCAGCAGCGCGCGGGCCTCGCGCGTCGCCGCGATCTCGGCCTCGGCCTGGCGCAAGCGGCGCTTCACGTCTGCGAGTTCATCCGCCACCATGATCGCCGCCATGACGGTCAGCCGGGTGTCGCCGATCTCACCGAAGGCTCCCTTGAGCTGGTCGACCTTGCCGTTGACGTCGTCGGCGAGCTTCAGCAGGTGGTCTTCCTGCCCGTCGTCACAGGCCATCCGGAATTGACGGCCGTTGATGGTCACCGACACATGGGCCATGGCGCGTCAGCTCTCATAGGCGGCAAGCACGCCGCGGATCGCATCCATGGACTGGTCGAGACGCCGCACGACGTCACGATTGGCCGCCTCCAGCAGGGCTATGCGGTCCGTGGATCGATCGAGTTCCTCGGCGAGCCGGGCCCGGTCTTCCTCGGCTGCCTGAGCCTGCAACTGGAGACGCTCCTGTCCCCGCTCGTTCTCGATCCGGCGGGCGATCGCGGTCTCGAGACCGGACAGCGCCGCCGACAGCCGGCGGGTAGCTGCTTCAAGACGCGAGGGATCGGCCGTTGGTGCCAAGCGTTTGCCTGCCGGTGGTTTTCATGGGCCAAGGGCCACCGCCGCTACGGCGCCCGCGAGGATCGGGACCCTACGCGACGGCGAGAAACAGCGTCAATCACCTTGACCCACTTCACGGGTTTCGCGTCGATCTCCCTGCAAGGTTGAAACTGTCGCGGCTGCGGCCCTCGACCGCCGATTAGGCGGTGATATAAGTCAGACAAACACCTGCAAACGTTTGAGGAGACGGCCCGTGCGGCTTGTGACGATCAAAACCGGCAAGGGGCATCACGTCGCCCAATTGAGCGCGGACGGCCAGTCGATGCGCCTGTTGAAGGCGGAAGCCGGAGAGGCCGCAACGTCGATGATTGCAGCCATTTCCAGCTGGAAATCGCTGACGCCCAGGCTTGAAGGCCTCCTGGAGGCGCCTCTGGCACTTGCATCGGTGACATTGTGCGCGCCGATCCCGCGCCCCGCCCGCAACATTTTCTGCGTCGGCAAGAACTACCACGAGCACGCCAAGGAATTTGCCCAGAGCGGTTTCGATTCGACCGCCAAGGAAGTGGTGCCCGAAGCTCCCGTGGTGTTCTCCAAGCCGCCGAGCGCGGTGATCGCGACCGGCGAAACGATTCTCGGTTCGCTCGATCCGACCAACTCCGTCGACTACGAGGGCGAGCTCGGTGTGGTCATCGGCACCGGTGGCCGCGGCATTTCCAAGGCAGCCGCGCTGGGCCACGTGTTCGGCTACACCGTGATCAACGATGTCACCGCCCGCACGCTGCAGCAGAAGCATCGGCAATGGCTGCTCGGCAAAGGCATCGACACATTCTGTCCGATGGGGCCCGCCATCCTGACCGCCGATGAGGTCCCTGACCCGGCGAAGCTGACGCTCAAGACCTGGGTGAACGGCGAGTTGCGCCAGGATGCGGTCGTCTCCGATCTCATCTTCGACATTCCGACGCTCATCGAGACCATTTCATCGGTCATCGCGCTGGAGCCCGGCGATGTGATCGCGACCGGCACGCCCGTTGGTGTCGGCATCGGCTTCAATCCGCCGAAATTCCTGGTCAAGGGCGACCGCGTCGCCATCGAGATTTCAGGGATCGGACGCATCGAGAACCCGGTCGGCTGAATCGGGATCAATCAGGACGGAACGCCACGTTTGGAGGAAGACGAGATGCGGAAAGCGCTGGATCGACGTGCATTCATGGGCGCTGCCGCGCTGCCGATTGCCGCCGGCCTGGCGCCGGCCTTCGGTCAGGCGGCCTGGCCAAGCCAGAACATCCGCATGGTCGTGCCCTTCCCACCGGGCGGGCAGGCTGATCTCGCGGCCCGGCCCGTTGCCCAGTCGCTGGAAAAACTGCTGGGGCGTCCCGTTGTCGTCGACAACCGGGGTGGCGCGGGCGGCGCCATCGGCAATACGGCCGTCGCGCGATCGACGCCCGACGGCCATACGCTCCTGATGACGCTGTCCTCGCTGGCCGTCCTGCCCGAGGCCGACCGGCTCATGGCGCGCGCGGTCCAGTACGAGGTTGACCATCTGGTGCCGATCGCGCGCGTTCTGGCCGATCCGACCCTGCTCGCCGTCAATGCCCGCGCACCCTGGAAATCGGTTGCCGATCTCGTCGCTGACGCCAAGGCACGGCCGGGCGTGATTCCCTACGGTTCGTCAGGACCCTATGGCACGCTGCATGTCTCGATGGAGATGTTCGCAACCAATGCCGAGATCAGGATGAACCACATCCCCTATCGCGGCGCGGGCCCAGCGCTGACCGACCTGATCTCCGGCAATATCCAGGCGCTCGCCTCGGCCCCCGGCGTCCTGAAACAGCAGGTCGAGGCTGGCACCATCCGCGTGCTGGCCAATTTCGGCGCCGAACGCATCCCGAGCTTTCCCGATACGCCGACCTTCCGCGAACTCGGCTATCCGGATGTCGAGTTCTATATCTGGGCGGGACTGTTCGGCCCCGCCGGTATGCCGGGCGCGGTGGTCACCAAGCTGCGCGATACCATGAAGACGACGATGGCCGACGCCGAGGTCCGGCGCGTGTTCGACAATGCCGGCTCTCCTCCGGCCTATCAGGACCAGCCGGAATTTGCCGCCTTCATCGCTTCGGATTCGGCGCGTCTGATCCGCGCGGTGCGCAAGATCGGTCGCGTCGAAGGCGGTTGATCCCTGCAAACCGGCCAAAATGAAGGGCCGGCCTGCCGATCGGACCATTGACTTGGGCTTTTGCGCTGTTAGGACACGCCCCAACAGCCCGATCCTGATGTCTTCGGGCCCTTTCATCGGCCGCGTGCCCCCTTCGGCGCAATGAAGCGATCCGGGCGCGCGCAAGGGAGCAGCCTTCATGCCGTCCGTCGATCTCACATCCCCCAAAATCCATGGCCGCATGGCGAACGCGATCCGCGCCCTGTCCATGGACGCTGTCGAGCAGGCCAAGTCCGGTCATCCCGGCCTGCCGATGGGCGCGGCCGACATGGCGACCGTGCTGTTCTCGCGCTTCCTGAAGATTGATCCGGCGAACCCCACCTGGGCCGACCGTGATCGCTTCGTGCTGTCAGCCGGCCATGGCTCGATGCTGGTCTACGCGCTCAATCATCTTGTCGGCTACAAGGACATGCCGATGGAGGAGATCCGCCGTTTCCGGCAGATCGGCTCCAAGACCCCCGGTCACCCCGAATATGGCCACACCCTCGGCGTCGAGACGACGACCGGCCCGCTGGGGCAGGGCATCGCGACCGCCGTCGGCATGGCCATGGCCGAGAAGATGCTGGCCGCCGAATTCGGCAAGAAGGTTGTCGACCACTTCACCTATGTGCTCGCCTCCGACGGCGACCTGATGGAGGGCATCTCCCAGGAGGCCATCGCAATGGCCGGTCACTGGAAGCTGAACAAGCTGATCGTGCTCTTCGACGACAATGGCATTTCCATCGATGGCCCACTGTCGATCGCCGACTCGGTCGACCAGGTGAAGCGCTTCCAGGCCGCCGGCTGGCGCGCCGAGCGCATCGACGGCCATGATGCCGAGGCGATCGCCGCCGCCATCCTGCGGGCTCAGAAGTCCGGCAAGCCGTCGCTCATCGCCTGCAAGACCATCATCGGCTATGGCGCACCGAAGAAGGCCGGCACCTCCAAGGCCCATGGCGAGCCGCTGGGCGCGGACGAGCTGAAGGCCGCCAAGGACAAGCTCGGCATCGACTGGCCGGCCTTCACGGTTCCCGCCGATATCGCCCAGGCCTGGGCCGAGGTCGGCAAGCGCGGCGCGAGCGCCCGCAAGGACTGGGAAGCCCGCTTCGCGACCCTGAGCCCGGGCAAGCAGTCCGAATTCACCCGCCGGATGCGCCACGAGCGCTCGCCCAAGCTCGCCAAGGCCTTCACCGCCCACAAGAAGGCGCTGATCGCGACGCCGCAGAACATCGCCACCCGCAAGTCGTCGGAACTGGCGGTTGAGGTCATCGCCGGTGTCATGCCGGAATTCCTGGCGGGGTCGGCCGATCTCACCGGCTCCAACAACACCAAGGCGAAGTCTGCCGTCGCCTTCTCCGCCAAGACGCCGAAGGGCCGCTACGTCCATTACGGCATCCGCGAGCACGGCATGGCCGCTGCCATGAACGGCATCGCGCTCCATGGCGGCCTTGCCCCCAATGGCGCGACCTTCATGGTCTTCACCGACTATTGCCGCCCGGCGATCCGCCTCTCGGCGCTGATGGGTCTCGGCGTGGTCTATGTCATGACCCATGATTCCATCGGCCTCGGCGAGGACGGCCCGACTCATCAGCCGGTCGAGCATCTGGCAGCGCTCCGCGCCATTCCCGGCCTGCGCGTGTTCCGCCCGGCCGATTCCATCGAGGTCGCCGAGACCTGGGAACTGGCGCTCCAGCGCACCGATGGCCCGACCATCCTGGCGCTGACCCGCCAGAACCTGCCGCAGCTGCGCACCGACGCGAAAGCCAACCGCTCGGCTGCCGGCGCCTATGAGCTGATCGCAGCCGAAGGCGGCAAGGCCCAGGCAACCCTGTTTGCCACGGGTTCCGAAGTCGAGATCGCGGTGGCTGCTCGCAAGCTGCTGGCCGACAAGGGCGTCCGCGCCCGCGTCGTCTCCGTTCCCTCGCTCGACCTGTTCCTGCAGCAATCGGCCGAGGACCGCGCCAAGGTGATTGGTTCCGCTGGCGTCAAGGTCGCCATCGAGGCCGGCATCCGCCAGGGCTGGGACGCGGTGATCGGCGCCGATGGCCTGTTCGTCGGCATGTCCTCGTTCGGCGCCTCGGCGCCCTACAAGGAACTCTACAAGCATTTCGGCATCACGGCGGAAGCCGCGGCCGACGCCGTGCTCAAGGCGCTGGCCTGATCTGACTTCATGAAGGCCGGAGCGCCAATGCCCCGGTCTTGCCACCATCGGGCGCCACTGCGTGACGCCGATCGATTTCGGGACCGGGCTGGAATTTCCGGCCGCATGCCAAGGAGAAGCTCAACATGACCGTTCGCGTCTTCATCAACGGTTTCGGCCGCATCGGCCGTAACGTCCTGCGCGCCATTGTCGAGGGCAAGCGCAAGGACATCGAGGTTGTCGGCATCAACGACCTCGGTCCGGTGGCGACCAATGCCCATCTCCTCAGGTTCGATTCGGTTCACGGCCGCTTCCCGGCCGAGGTGACCGTCGACGGCGACTTCATCGTGGTCGCCGGCAAGCGCATCAAGGTCACCGCGATCAAGGATCCGGCCGAGCTTCCGCACAAGGAACTCAATGTCGATGTGGCAATGGAATGCACCGGCATCTTCACCACCCGCGACAAGGCCGCCGCCCATCTGAAGGCCGGCGCCAAGCGCGTTCTGGTCTCGGCTCCCTGCGACGGCGCCGATCTGACGGTGGTCTTCGGCGTCAATGACGACAAGCTCACCAAGGATCATCTCGTCGTCTCCAACGCCTCCTGCACCACCAATTGCCTCGCCCCTGTCGTCTCCGTGCTGCACAAGACCTGCGGCATCGACAAGGGCTTCATGACCACGATCCATGCCTATACCGGCGACCAGCCGACGCTCGACACCATGCACAAGGATCTCTACCGCGCCCGCGCCGCGGCCTTGTCGATGATCCCGACCTCGACGGGCGCCGCCAAGGCGATCGGCCTGGTCATTCCCGAACTGAAGGGCCGTCTCGACGGCACCTCGATCCGTGTGCCGACGCCGAATGTCTCGGTGGTCGATTTCAAGTTCCTGGCCAAGCGCAAGACGACGGTCGAGAAGGTCAACGAGGCCATCGTCAAGGCATCCAAGCGCGGTTCGCTCAAGGGCATCCTGTCCTATACCGACGAGCCCAATGTCTCGATCGACATGAACCACAATCCGCATTCGTCGATCTTCGCTCTCGACCAGACCAAGGTCATGGACGAGAAGTTCGTGCGCATCCTCACCTGGTACGACAATGAGTGGGGCTTCTCGAACCGCATGAGCGACACCGCTGTCGCGCTCGCCAAGCTGATCTGACTGTGCTTTGATTCCGGCGCCTCCATCGGGAGGCGCCGTCGATCTATCGAGGTGACATGAGCTGGCAGAACGTCCTGGGGCTGACTGGATTGGTCGGTCTGATCGCCTTGATCATTTTCGGGTTCCGCCAAGGCCTGAGCCGCGACTCGAAACCAAACCACGACAACTGGTCCGCCGATCCCCGCGACCCAACCCCTTAGCTGAACATGACCTCATTCCGCACCCTCGACGATGCCGATCTCAAGGGAAAGCGCGCGCTGGTGCGCGTCGATCTCAATGTTCCCATGGAGAATGGCCGGGTCACCGACCTGACGCGCCTGGAGCGCATCGTGCCGACGCTGACGACGCTCGCCGACGGCGGCGCCAAGGTCATCATCCTCGCCCATTTCGGCCGTCCCAAGGGGGTCGATCCCACCCAGTCGCTGAAGGCCGTGGTGCCGGCGCTGGCCGACGTGCTGAGGCGCCCCGTCGCCTTCGCCGAGGACTGCATCGGCGATGTCGCGAAGAAGGCCGTGGACGCGATCAAGCCGGGCGAGATCCTGGTCCTTGAGAACACTCGCTTCCACAAGGGCGAGGAAAAGAACGACCCCGATTTCGTGCGTGCGCTGGCCGCCAATGGCGACCTCTGGGTTGCCGACGCCTTCTCGGCCTCTCACCGCGCCCATGCCTCGACCGAAGGCCTCGGCCATGTCCTGCCGGCCTATGCCGGGCGCACCATGCAGGCCGAACTCGAGGCGCTGACCAAGGCGCTGGAGAAGCCCGAGCGGCCGGTCGCAGCCGTTGTCGGCGGCGCCAAGGTGTCGACCAAGCTCGATCTCATCGGCAACCTGTCGAAGAAGGTCGACGTCCTGATCATCGGCGGCGGCATGGCCAACACCTTCCTCGCCGCCGAGGGCAAGTCTGTCGGCAAGTCGCTCTGCGAGCATGATCTCGTCGAGACCGCGCGCACCATGGTGGCGGAGGCCGCGAAGAACGGCTGCCGCATCGTGCTGCCGGTCGATGTCGTCTGCGCCAAGGAATTCAAGGCCAATGCGCCGCACCGCGTCTGCGGTGTCGACGACGTGGCCGCCGACGAGATGATCCTCGATATCGGCCCGAAATCGGTCGAGCATGTCGTGTCCGTGCTGGCTCAGTCGAAGACGCTGGTCTGGAACGGGCCGTTCGGCGCCTTCGAGATGGAGCCCTTCGACAATGGCACCGTGTCGGTGGCGGAAGCGGCCGCTGAACTGACGAAGAATGGCGATCTCGTCTCGGTGGCCGGTGGCGGAGACACGGTCTCGGCGCTCAACCAGGCTGGCGCGGCCGACCGCTTCACCTATGTCTCGACCGCCGGTGGCGCCTTCCTCGAATGGATGGAAGGCAAGCCGCTGCCGGGCGTGGATGTGCTAAGGTCCTGATGCGCTGTCCCGCATGCCGGGGCATCTGACGCGACCATCCTTGCGGGAGGCCATGCTGAGAAGCATGAGGTTCTTGACTGCGGCTCTCCTGGCCATCGTCTGCGCGCCGGCAACCGCCGCCGCGCAGGACACGCGCCCGACCGTCCTGCTGCTCGATGGCCTGTTCATCTACGTCCACCAGCAATATGTCGGCGTGTCCGCGCTGGCCGGCATGCTCGATCGGCTCGGCTATCGCACCCTCGTTGATACCCACCTCATGACGCGCACGGCCAACGCCGCGCCCGATGTGATCATCGGTCACTCGATGGGCGGATCGAGCGCGCTGAAATATGCTGGCGAAATGGTCGCCGCCGGCAAGCCGGCCCCGGTCATCATCACCATCGATGCCGCTTTCGGCTCGCCGGCCTGTCCCGTGCCCCGCTGCACCAACATCCGCACGCCCGGCTTTCCGGACATCGTCGGCGCCGAGAACATCGACGCCTGGAAAGCAGGGGCCTTCATGGTGAACCACGCCATGCTGGCGACCAATCCGGCGGTCCAGCAGATGGTCCTCCGCCAGGCCGAGGCGATCCTGATCGAGCGCATGCCGGCAACCCCGCCGCTGAGCGCGCCGATCCCTCTGCCGCGGCCGCATTAAGTCTATGCTCTTCGCCCCGAACAGACGGCTTTTTTTGGCCGCGCGCTTGGGTTAGACGGTCATCAGCCCCGTTCAAGAACCTCAAGGATGGAACCGCCCATGGCCCGCATCACGCTTCGCCAGCTTCTCGACCACGCCGCCGAAAACGATTACGGCGTGCCGGCCTTCAACATCAACAATATGGAGCAGGCGCTGGCGATCATGGAGGCGGCCAATGCCGTCGATGCGCCGGTGATCATCCAGGCCTCGCGCGGCGCGCGGTCCTACGCCAATGACATCATGCTCAAGCACATGATGGACGCCGTCACCGAAATCTACCCGCACATCCCGGTCTGCGTGCATCTCGACCACGGCAACGAGCCGGCGACCTGCATGACCGCGATCCAGGCCGGTTTCACCTCGGTCATGATGGACGGCTCGCTGAAGGCCGACGGCAAGACCCCCGGCGACTGGGACTACAATGTCGGCGTGACCAAGCAGGTCACCGACATGTCCCATCTCGGCGGCATCTCGGTCGAGGGTGAGCTCGGCGTGCTCGGCTCGCTCGAGACCGGCGAGGGCGAGAAGGAAGACGGCCATGGCGCCGAGGGCAAGCTCTCCCACGACCAGCTGCTGACCAATCCCGATGAGGCCGTGAAATTCGTGCGCGAGACCAAGGTCGATGCGCTCGCCATCGCCATGGGCACCTCGCACGGCGCCTACAAGTTCTCGCGCAAGCCCGACGGCAAGGTTCTCGCGATGAACGTCATCGAGGAGATCCACCGCAAGCTGCCGAACACCCATCTGGTGATGCACGGCTCCTCGTCGGTGCCGCAGGAGCTGCAGGACATCATCAACAAGTTCGGCGGCCAGATGAAGCCGACCTGGGGCGTGCCGGTCGAGGAGATCCAGCGCGGCATCAAGCACGGCGTGCGCAAGATCAACATCGACACCGACAACCGGATGGCCATGACCGGCCAGATCCGCAAGGTCTTCGCCGAGAACCCGAGCGAGTTCGACCCGCGCAAATATCTGAAGCCCGCCATGGAGGCGATGACCAAGCTCTGCCGCCAGCGCCTGGAAGAGTTCAACACCGCCGGCCAGGCTTCCAAGATCAAGAAGGTCATCACACTGGCCGACATGGCCAAGCGCTATGCCAAGGGCGATCTCGACCCGAAGATCGCCTGATCCAGCGGTAGCCGGCAGCCGGAATGCAAACGGGGAGGCGCGAGCCTCCCCGTTTTTCTTTGGGTGCGTCTGCTGATGGGGTCAGCGGTTGGCGCGAACCTGGATGTTCAGCATCGGCAGCAGCGCCAGCGGCGAAGACCGGGCGGCCATGGCGAGTGCCGCCAGCGGCAACTCGCCCTTCGGCGTCGCCGAGATCGTCAGCGAGTTCGGATCATCGAGGAATGCGTTGACGGCGGTGCGGATGCTGGCGGCCAGCGCCTTGTCCTGGATGAACTGACCGATCAGGGCCGACGCCTGCTCCTTCAGCTGTTCGGTGAAGGCGTCTTCCTCCACGCCCGCCTGCTCGGCCGTGTGGGTGAGGAGCGATGCGACGGCGCCGTCCTCGGTATAGGACAGCGTCAGCGGGCCTGCCTTGGCGGCAAGGCCCAGCGTCGCGGCCGTTCCCGGCAGGCCTTCGATCTGCTGGCGCTCCAGGCCGCCGATCGTCATGGCCAGCGTCAGGGCGCCGACATCGGCCACCGTGATGTTGAGGTTGCGCAACCGCAGTTCCCGGGCGGCCTCGACATATTCGAGTTCGAATTCCGACGACAGCAAGATCTTGTCCTCGATGCCGAGCGGCGCCATCTGGGCACGCTGGATCGGATCGGTGACAGGAGCTTCAAAGCCGGTCATGCGGGCCCGAAGCCGGGTCGGCACCAGCCCGATGCGCGGGCCAGCCTCCACCTCGAAGCGCTCCACCTTGCCAAGTGACTGGCCGGTGCGGTCGGTCACGGCGACGCCCTCGAACAGGACGCGGCGGATATCCGGATAGGCAGCGGGCGGCACGGTCTGGCCCTGCGCGAACCGTCCTTCCGATATTTCCTTGCCCAGAGCCACCAGGCCCGACCCGTCGATCCCTTCGATAGCGAAGCGGGCGATGCGGCCGCGCTGGCCATTGTTGGCCGGTGCAGCCATGCCGTTGACCTCGATCGAGCCAAGTTTGCCCTGGCTCAGCCCGACAAAGGCCATCCGTTCCATCGAGATATCTTCGTTGGTCGGCGACTGGCCCTTGAAATTGACCATCTCGATCCGCTCGATATCGAGCCGCGAGAAGATCTCGGCCGCTGCGCCGATCGAACGGCGGCGGCCCGCATCGTCCGTCGCCGAGGGATCGATGTCGCGGATCGATTCGGTGATCGCGAGCAGGGACCGCTCGCCGGGGCGCATTGTGATCTTGCCGATGATCAGGCGCTCGATGGAAAAGGGCTGGCCGGTCTGGCTGGCGCTGCGCACCTGTTCGATCGTGCCGCTCTCCAGCGCGACAGTCGATGTCGTGCCCGTGGCGATAGCTGCGGTTGCATCGACGCCGGTCAGCCGGATCTGACCGATCTCGACCTTCGGGCCGGCCGGCCCCTGCTGGGTGCTGGTCGAGAGCCCGCCAATGGTGATCTCGCCGATCTTGCCGCGCGCGAACCTGTTGAAGCGGACGTTGCGATAGATGCCTTCATCCGTGCGCCCCATCTGGCGCCGCGTGATGGTCAATGACGGGATATCGATGCGCTCGGACGAAAATCCGGTCAGCGCGGCCTGGCTTGCCCCCGAAAACAGCGGTTCGCCGGCTGCAAGGCTTGCCAGCAGCGCGGCCAGCGAGCCTTGGGCGTTCGCCACATCGACACGGTCGGCGCGATAGGCGGGGCCATCGGAGCCCGTTCCCTCGACGCCTTCCAGAAGCACGCGGGCGTTCTGCAGGCTGTCCCCGCTTGCACCACCCGTCACCGTGATCCGATTGACCTTGACCCCGACGGCGCGCTGGCCGGTCGACGCGAATGTGACGCCCGTGAAGACCAGATTGGAGCCCTCTTCGCGGGCCTCGCCGAACGTCGCGCCCGAGACTTGCAGGCCGGCAAGCGCTGCAGTTGCGGCTTTGGAGAGGTCCTCGGCCGGCCCAGCCTGGGCGGCAGCCGACATGACCAGGAGAAGCGCCGCCGAAAGGCGGAGGGGCGCGGTGCGCGACATCATCGTGTGTGTCCTGACGTTGGGGTGGTCCTGACGATCGACCGGTGGATCATAACGGCAAACAACGCACTGGCATCTCAGCGGTTGCCCATACGTGCCGCGTCTGTTCGGCGCACCCTCGCCATGACTTGTTTCCAAACGATGTCGGCTGCGATGAAATTTCATTCGGCTCTCCCCTTTTTCGCCGCTTTCGGTCATAGGGTGCTGGATCATGTCAAAGACCCAACCG
This region of Phreatobacter aquaticus genomic DNA includes:
- the fba gene encoding class II fructose-bisphosphate aldolase (catalyzes the reversible aldol condensation of dihydroxyacetonephosphate and glyceraldehyde 3-phosphate in the Calvin cycle, glycolysis, and/or gluconeogenesis), with product MARITLRQLLDHAAENDYGVPAFNINNMEQALAIMEAANAVDAPVIIQASRGARSYANDIMLKHMMDAVTEIYPHIPVCVHLDHGNEPATCMTAIQAGFTSVMMDGSLKADGKTPGDWDYNVGVTKQVTDMSHLGGISVEGELGVLGSLETGEGEKEDGHGAEGKLSHDQLLTNPDEAVKFVRETKVDALAIAMGTSHGAYKFSRKPDGKVLAMNVIEEIHRKLPNTHLVMHGSSSVPQELQDIINKFGGQMKPTWGVPVEEIQRGIKHGVRKINIDTDNRMAMTGQIRKVFAENPSEFDPRKYLKPAMEAMTKLCRQRLEEFNTAGQASKIKKVITLADMAKRYAKGDLDPKIA